In Rhodamnia argentea isolate NSW1041297 chromosome 5, ASM2092103v1, whole genome shotgun sequence, the DNA window CTTGTTTTGAGTAATCTTATGTTTGACATTCAGAAGGTTCAAGTCTGACAATGAGCATCCAATATCCATGCAGACGAATCTCCAATTCTAATGCACATAGCTCAGTGGGAGGTACGCTTTTGACATCTCCCCCTTCCATCATTTTCTCTGATTGAAATGAAATCTACACTTATAAAATCTACTTCCCCTATTATGAAGACCTGTTAGTGAAGCTCTTTCCCGATCATCTCTGTTCTTTTTTGGCCAAACCTGGTCATTTCTGTTAAATAACAGCAAGTGCCCACTTTGTATAAGATTTGACAGCAGCTGAATGAGGTAATTTGGTGTATATACCATTTCAAGATGAAGAAACATTGAGATACGATAGGACTCTGAGTTTTATTCATCATGATAAAACCATCTCTGCCAAACTGCAGGCCCTATAGTACATTAATTCATTGTATTGCTTGGTTTTGGTGTTACCTAGCTTCTGTGCCTTCCTACTCCTCATTATGACTCTTATCTAATagtgaggaaaagaaaaaatgacactACAAGATGCTCATACAGGCCAATGTCTTTTGCAGCTGAAGCATATAACTGTTCATCACCATTTAAGGAAACATTTTGAGTGAAGCCCTTCAATTAACAAGGCAACAGTAATTATTTGACAGATGATGTATCCTTAGGCAGCTGCTATGCTGATATATATATCTAGATCTCAACAACAGAAAAGCAAACATTTTAGTTTCTAACAAGTCTTTCCTTGGTTAGAAAAGGGAGAAGCTAAAAACACTATTAGACTGACCTATCGAGATCCCCCAATTGTTGATCCCCATAAAAGAAGTCACCATGGCAGATGAGAAAGTTTTACCTAGACATGATCTATCTGAACACACTGTACAACAGACCTCTACATCTCCAGAAAACCCGACAAAAAAGAGATTGCATAAGTGTGCCATGAGCGGCAATATCAGGACACCAGCTGAAAGTGAAATTGATGCCCTTTTAAGCAAAACTGAGCAACAcaatgaaagaggaagaaagaaagagctcCACCTGAAAACCGACTATATTATTTCTACAGTTCATCAGCCATAGAGAAAAAGTATCTAGCAAACTCGTTACATAAATTATGCATTAGCAGAATGGAGCTGGAAAAATATATGAACTATGAAGTCCACGACTTTTTCCTGCTGCGGGGAGCCAATGCAGGTGCCGCTGCCTCTGTAGTTTGTCGTGCGATGAACTTAATAGAGTGAAAATCACCAACCTCGCAGTTAAGTTTTGACCTGTTATGTTTAGATTTCCAACAATCGAAAGAGCTCAAATTTAAGGTCCAACCGCTGCTTGAAGATCTAGCACGTTAAAACGCAACAACAGCGCACCAAAGAAGCTCAAGAAAACACGAATCAAGCAACAAAAGCAAGTAAAACAACCGAGCACCACATGATTACACGAAATGAATCCCAGAAATCGCAACCAGAAGCCAGTCACGGCGACATAATCGAATCATCCTTGTGCGGAAAACACGCCAACAGATTTACAGTTTCTCTTCAAGACGGGATAGGACAGAGAATCACAAGACCCGACGGGAGCGAGAGCAATGCGCGGGATCGACACGACCTCAAGCAAGCAAACCAATCAAAGCACACTCCAAAAGGACAACAGCATCAAAACAGCTACAGAACTTACCGGAGAGAACGTTTACCTGAAATCCTCTTGGAGAAATCATCCCACCAATCCAAAGACTGGGGCTGAACTGGCAAGGAAGCGAGCGAAGCGTCGGAGTCAACCTTGTTCTTGTTATTCTCtgctttcctcctcctcttcttcttcaccccTCCTCTGATGGGTCCCATCCGAAGAGCTCAGGAAGAAAAGAACGATACCCAAGTCAAGGCCAAGAAGACCCACGAACGAAGAACGAAAGAATTCGCAGAGAGGGTCGGGAAAGGAGAGGCTTTGAACGGAACAACCGAAAATTTGACGGCAATGGGTGGGAGATGGAGGGTGTTGCAAACGAGGGTATAATAGAATTGAAAGAGCAGTGTGTTTCATCATGTGTTGAATTCAAAGCATGCAATGATAAAGTTGAGGAATGTCTAACATGGTCGATCAAAAAACGCGACGGTGAGAGAGGTTTCGAGTGACGTGgggctctttcctttttttttcctttttggctgaGAATGACAAATTTTTGCATTGCAGTAACAGCAAAGTGGGAGAGACAGTGCAGAGAATCAAAGGCGAAAAAGAAGGCAGTTTTGGACACGGCCAGATTTCTATTTCTTCACGGTTTGAGACAATTCTTCGGGTTATAGAATGAATGGGCAGATTTATCATACAACGTTGATGAATTGGTCATACCGGCGTGCCCTTATCGAGTAAACTATATCTtcgtgaaaaaagaaaattaccatcttcgagaaaataattatttagatGCTTGGTACATATCTATTCTCCTTTTTATCTTCCCGATAAAATGTGGATGAAAAACGCAAAGTGGGTAGCaatcaaaaacaaaatcttTCGGAGTCTTTTGAGGTGTATTATTCGATGCTCACATCCATTCAATCAACTAAGTTGATTTGaacagaaatgagaaattcaaaataatatcgAAGCGGTGATGATTTTGGACAGACGGAATTGCTTAAAGTATCCCGCATCCCTTGTTTATGGACATAGCCTCTCTCCATCGAtcggtttaaacttttgagttagGCTTTTTAACGTAATATTACAgttaaaatatttatcaaatttcatgcatcatttctaatctgattggactttctaacacacttaaaaaataaaaatctttaaaCGAATCATCGTACATCGTCAATAGGGAATCGTAAGTTACATTCTGCCTTAAGCCCGTGCCAAATCCACCGGAGACCGTGAGACTAATGTATAGCTAAACGGACAAAGTGGGCCCACGTTTACTCGAGACGCAAAACTGAAGCCCATAACGCCatgggtcaatttcaattcGTGACACGTCATAAGCATAAAGTCCAAGCCCACTTCTTGAAAGGTGGACCTCTCGAATTGGGCTTGGGCCTAACGAGCAACGTTAACCCTTAACTTTTCTCTTAACTCGTTCGAAAGTTCAACTATATATTTTTCAAGCTCTTAACAATATTTTCcgtatgaccaaaaaaaaaaaataaaaattttttccGGGAAaagctttttttaaaaaaaaatatatattcttgaTGGACAAAAGCTAGTATCATAGACAGGTCGTGCTACAGTTGATTGTGATATCCTCAATTTAGGACGGCGAACTTGTTCAGATCTAGCGTTTCGAGAGGTGAGATCGTGGTCTATCGTTGTAAAAAATATGGGGGGTGGTTATGATGTATTTTCCACGTGGTATTAGAGTAAATTAAACCAGGTATTAACATATcgtttagcaaaaaaaaaaaaaaaaacaacttaaaGGAATGCAGACACACGTGTTCCGGAACACGTgcgaaagagaagaggaaactGCGGATTAAAAGTCAAAAGCGGATTTCCTCGTCACATGTCGGCCATGTACTTTTCCAACATATCTATTTTACGACAGAGTTTGGACTCCTAGATCCTTGAAAACGGCCTCTATCAACTCGTTTTTCAGCAGAAAAGAACTCAACTTTGACGCCGGTGATCAATCACAACACATCGTTTTTGGTTCTCGAGAAGAAAAATTTTACAATTAAAAGAAAGAACGCAATGCCCGTTCTTGATGGATTGGGTCCTTTGAGAAGCAGGCTGGAAATGCAATAACTCACCAAGGTTGTATATGAGTCCTACAATTGTGGAATTGTAATTCACAGATGCAAGAACCCGGTTACGAGAATCGAATCGGACGCTCGCCGCATTTCTGGAAATCATATTTCCTGCGGTGTCGCCTTACTATGCTCGCGTTTGCCGGGGACGAGAGATCGTGAAATGCATAATGTGGATGTTTATGttgaattcaaaatttttgtacAGCTTTTCGTCGCGCTCAGGCACAATTGATCCACTGAACATCCTCTTCGGCCTCTACCTGGGCGTGATTGACTGGACATCATCAACGCCCTTTGCGCCGCACATGATCAGCTGCCTCAGAACTGCTGCCGATGCCTTCATCCTCCCGCTGGGCCTCTCGTTCTCAAGCGCCTGATTCCTGATATCTGACAATTTGTAAGTTGGGTCTCTCCTTGTGGAGCTTGAGCCATCCAAGCTCTCCCTCCCCTCAGTGCTAGAGTTCGAAGGCGGCGGGGAGGACAAGACCCGAATCTCCTCGTTGCTCCAGTCCTCGTCACGGTCGCCCCTCTTCGTCAGCCTAGTTCTCTTGTCATCGGTCTGCGTCGACGCGTTCGCCGCTTTATTGGCCTTTTCTGAAGTCTTGGCCTTGTAGACTATGTATTGGCGAACGTCGTCTAGTGAGAGTGATGTGGGGTACAATTGGTTCTTGTGCTCGATCTTGATGATGTCGGAGAGCTTCGGGACCTCGGCTGGGTTGTTCGCTTCTGAGGAGCCGTTCTTCGCTGTAGGCGACGAGATCGCGGCAGAGGATCGGAGGCTCGGAGATGGCACTTGGAGGAGTTCCGATCCCTTGAGAATGTATTCACGGCCATTGCAAGGGTGTATCAGGTCATCCTCTGTCAAGTCTTGCCACACATACCCACTTCTGTAGGTCCTAAATTCAATAGAGGCAAAGACCAAATCATGATATGAAACCAATTTTTACAAGAAAACTGTTGAACCATCATTTCTACCAAGGTTGAACTCAGAAGAACCAAgaaaaacagattttttttttttttggtatggcAGAGCATTTCTCTCTTGTCTATTCCAATTTCCATCCCTCTTGCCTTTTCTCACTTTCAGATGGAAAAATAAGCAAAATCATGAAAGTAGACTTTTCCCTAAAGTCGCAGAGCTATACGACAtccagaaaacaaaaagagaccGAACTGGAGGGGACGGAGAGCGCTTGTTTGCGAGTAGTCACATGCCTTTTTGAAGACCAAGAGTACATGTTGGCCATGCCTTGACCTCGCAGACAATTCAATCTGTTGGTCACATCTGGAAATTGCAGCAGAAGATCATCAGTCACTCGGAAACCATCTTGACCaaaatcatcaacatatatcagaCAGAGAGTAAAAAGCAGAACAGAACAGAGGAAGGAGAATTTCTGGAAAACTAAACCATGAAATTTCGTTTACCTCTGAGAAAGAGCCCACCAGGTGAAGAAAGTCGGACTTCCATGAAATGGGGATGCTCAAGATGGCCATTTCTCGATAGGTAGTAGACAACCGGGACCTTGCTTTCCATCTTCATCCGGGGCTCAATCCATTTCTTTGTGCTCTCAGGGCTTGTGCCTGTGTCTTGAAACTTCCTGGGCACCCACACATCTGCTTTGTTGTACCTTGAACCGACAGACatctcctgttttttttttttttttacttttcctcttCTGGCGACCAAGGAAAAGCAACTCCAAGGATGCCTCGAAGTGATCAGAGGCCCATCAAAGAAAGCTCTTGACAAAGAGATACGAAAAGGGTTGattaaaaggaaagagaagggcTGGTAGACATAGAAATCACAAAAGGGCTGGAACTttcttggaggaagaagaaagagaggaaacagTAGAGAAGCAAGAGAGCGGCTCTGTACATATATATAGAGGGGGACAAATGCTTGGGGAACGTGACTTCAGAGGTCTGCTCTTGGCAGGTGAATTTGTTTCATCTAAACTTGTGGCTAACCAGAAATAGTCTTTATCAGTAGGAGAAATTCTATTTTCAAAGCTGAAATCTTATATCTATATGCTTGCAAAAAAACGGACGAAGAGAGTCAGCTACCCAGCCAATTCTTCATAATTATATACGGTTACTCTATAGCTAGGTCTCGGGATGAAAGGCCTATTACTAGATATGATTCACGGGCAGAATTGAAGAATGTGAACCGAAAATTCTACCCAATTTGACATGGTTGACTTAAGCAGTGTAGCGTGTACAAATCATCCTGGGTTTGTTTTTCTCCATTAATGGTGTAGATGCATCTGCAACAGCTGAGCGTTCAATGTCATGTTGCAGGTTTTTTCATAGTTGCCAATAATAGGCTTTAAACCAGACAAAGGTTAGCTCAACCGCAGAGTGTAAACAATGCGTACGCGAGagcttttaatattttatgtacCCACAACAGTGGCTTTTAATAACACACAAGCTTCTTCCAATGTAGGATTTCAGGTCCCACAGCTTTTAGTAGAAATGTCATTAGCGAAATTTATTCGCAGAGATCgctcaaattttcattttcaagcgTTTGTAAAGCTAAACGATCTACGGAGGTGCTGCCAATGCGATCGTTCCCATCCGGACAACAACC includes these proteins:
- the LOC115726722 gene encoding protein SOSEKI 5-like, whose translation is MSVGSRYNKADVWVPRKFQDTGTSPESTKKWIEPRMKMESKVPVVYYLSRNGHLEHPHFMEVRLSSPGGLFLRDVTNRLNCLRGQGMANMYSWSSKRTYRSGYVWQDLTEDDLIHPCNGREYILKGSELLQVPSPSLRSSAAISSPTAKNGSSEANNPAEVPKLSDIIKIEHKNQLYPTSLSLDDVRQYIVYKAKTSEKANKAANASTQTDDKRTRLTKRGDRDEDWSNEEIRVLSSPPPSNSSTEGRESLDGSSSTRRDPTYKLSDIRNQALENERPSGRMKASAAVLRQLIMCGAKGVDDVQSITPR